From Candidatus Syntrophoarchaeum caldarius, the proteins below share one genomic window:
- a CDS encoding Transcription regulator, AsnC-type, which translates to MKDDIDELDMRILTTMLRGKGVGARLTQLANELKIPRSTANLRVNRLEEKGVISTYAPVINWEKLGYEFSGFIGIICPSDTVDNLIERLKDEESISEIWDVTTGTFRIFMQCRFKSYEDLRGIYDLIMEVPGVKDVNVWLLGNAYKKEV; encoded by the coding sequence ATGAAAGACGATATTGATGAATTAGATATGCGAATTCTCACCACGATGCTCAGGGGAAAAGGGGTTGGAGCAAGACTTACGCAGCTCGCAAATGAGCTAAAAATTCCGCGAAGTACCGCTAATTTGAGGGTTAACAGGCTGGAGGAAAAAGGTGTCATATCGACGTATGCACCAGTAATCAACTGGGAAAAGCTTGGATATGAGTTTTCAGGTTTCATCGGCATAATTTGCCCGTCTGATACTGTAGATAACCTGATTGAACGCCTGAAAGATGAGGAGTCAATCTCTGAGATCTGGGATGTAACAACGGGAACATTTCGCATCTTTATGCAATGTCGATTCAAGAGTTACGAAGATCTAAGGGGAATCTATGACCTCATAATGGAGGTACCGGGGGTTAAAGATGTGAACGTCTGGCTTCTGGGAAACGCTTACAAAAAAGAGGTTTGA
- a CDS encoding FMN reductase, producing MRTKIKVIAFNSSPHKDGNTVILINRVLDELKKEEIETELFHIGGKTLHGCTACMNCFKNKDQRCVIDDDILNECIEKMLEADGIILGSPTYFSNVNTELKALIDRAGLVAMANGYLLKRRVGAAVVAVRRAGAIPVFNAINQFFLINQMVVAGSSYWNLGIGFHPGDVEKDEEGIRTMKNLGENMAWILKKLHP from the coding sequence GTGAGAACTAAGATAAAAGTTATAGCCTTTAACAGCAGCCCACATAAAGATGGAAACACGGTCATACTCATCAATCGTGTGCTGGATGAATTGAAAAAAGAAGAGATTGAAACTGAACTCTTTCATATCGGTGGGAAAACATTACATGGTTGCACAGCCTGTATGAACTGCTTTAAAAATAAAGATCAACGATGTGTGATAGATGATGATATCCTGAATGAATGCATCGAAAAGATGCTTGAGGCGGATGGAATCATTCTGGGGTCACCCACCTATTTTTCAAATGTTAACACTGAGTTGAAGGCTTTGATCGACCGGGCAGGACTTGTGGCTATGGCAAATGGTTATCTATTAAAGCGAAGAGTTGGTGCAGCGGTCGTTGCAGTTCGAAGGGCCGGTGCAATTCCTGTTTTTAATGCGATAAACCAGTTCTTCTTGATCAATCAGATGGTGGTAGCTGGTTCGAGTTACTGGAATTTAGGCATTGGATTCCATCCCGGTGATGTGGAAAAAGATGAAGAAGGAATTCGAACCATGAAGAATTTGGGTGAAAACATGGCATGGATCTTGAAGAAGTTGCATCCCTGA
- a CDS encoding pyruvate ferredoxin oxidoreductase subunit beta yields MGLVIIVVVAETKKQDRLSKNRINKAEYLLKGNSSCPGCTAMLAIRHILKAAGPDTFALVGACCAVVCEGVYPNTCMAIPTLDTAFACTAAMASGVRAAVRDRGINVIAIAGDGGTVDIGVQALSGAIERNDDFLYVCYDNEAYGNTGMQRSGSTPFGAVTTTTPFGKREDKKDIAAIIGAHNPPYMATACASYPIDLQRKVERALSIEGTKFIHVLAPCPPGWRISTDKAIEVGKLAVKSCSFFLYEMEERKIRMSKPSINAIKKPIPVREYYRVQGRFARMSDEEIEISQQKIDANIAYFREVCDL; encoded by the coding sequence ATGGGTTTGGTGATTATCGTGGTTGTTGCAGAAACAAAAAAGCAGGATAGACTGAGTAAAAACAGAATAAATAAAGCGGAATATCTGCTGAAAGGAAACTCGTCATGTCCCGGTTGCACAGCAATGCTTGCCATTCGTCATATATTGAAGGCCGCAGGGCCTGATACATTTGCACTTGTTGGCGCCTGCTGTGCCGTTGTTTGCGAGGGGGTCTACCCGAATACGTGTATGGCAATCCCTACGCTTGATACTGCATTTGCCTGTACAGCAGCAATGGCGAGTGGAGTTCGGGCTGCGGTGCGAGATCGTGGAATAAACGTGATAGCGATTGCCGGTGATGGCGGAACGGTTGATATTGGAGTTCAGGCATTATCCGGGGCCATTGAGCGCAACGATGACTTTCTCTATGTCTGCTATGACAACGAGGCGTACGGTAATACAGGTATGCAACGATCAGGCTCAACGCCGTTCGGAGCGGTAACTACCACAACGCCTTTCGGAAAACGTGAGGATAAAAAAGACATTGCAGCTATAATAGGTGCTCATAACCCACCTTACATGGCAACTGCCTGTGCTTCTTATCCAATTGATCTTCAAAGAAAGGTTGAACGAGCGCTCTCGATTGAAGGAACCAAATTTATCCACGTCCTGGCTCCCTGTCCACCTGGATGGAGGATCTCCACTGATAAGGCGATAGAGGTTGGCAAACTCGCCGTCAAGAGTTGTTCGTTCTTTCTCTATGAGATGGAAGAACGGAAGATCAGGATGAGTAAGCCCAGTATTAATGCGATAAAGAAACCGATACCGGTTAGAGAATATTACCGTGTCCAGGGTAGATTTGCGAGGATGAGCGATGAAGAGATCGAGATCTCACAGCAGAAGATCGATGCAAATATAGCCTACTTCAGGGAGGTGTGTGATCTTTGA
- a CDS encoding 2-ketoisovalerate ferredoxin oxidoreductase subunit alpha yields MSIATQEGETGQDHRVFVTGCEAVARAVMTAKPSVIASYPITPQTEIVEKLSLFIGESGSECQFIAVESEHSALSACIGASSCGVRTFTATSSHGLLYMAEMVHWAAIARLPIVMANANRALGSGWNIWADHLDALSLRDAGWIQFFASSVQEVYDTILIAFRVAENEGVMLPAMVNLDGFLLTHINQPLNLVDDDLYISEFLDDLKMEHALNFDSPHTLGTLIAPTDNYRVQHDRKVGMERAKTVIREAEEEFLRLFGRAYSPVPEYRTDDAEVLLVAMGTLAKEAEEAVDIMRFRGIKAGLLQVRQFRPFPDEIIDILERSPADTIVVVDRNYSGGCGGILAQEIKARLYSADVKREIVSVIAGLGGQDISAEDLVEIVKIRGGEYWWGI; encoded by the coding sequence TTGAGTATAGCAACGCAAGAAGGAGAGACAGGTCAGGATCACCGGGTCTTTGTCACGGGATGCGAGGCTGTTGCGAGGGCGGTTATGACGGCAAAACCCTCTGTGATCGCATCGTATCCAATAACACCACAGACAGAGATTGTCGAGAAATTATCGCTATTTATCGGCGAAAGTGGGAGTGAGTGTCAGTTCATAGCAGTTGAGAGTGAGCATTCCGCACTTTCTGCATGCATTGGAGCTTCATCCTGTGGTGTACGGACGTTCACTGCGACGTCGAGTCATGGGTTACTATACATGGCAGAAATGGTTCACTGGGCTGCAATAGCAAGGCTTCCGATCGTTATGGCAAACGCAAATCGTGCACTTGGGTCAGGATGGAATATCTGGGCAGATCATCTTGATGCGCTATCGCTGCGAGATGCGGGCTGGATTCAGTTCTTTGCATCAAGCGTCCAGGAGGTCTATGACACAATCCTGATCGCTTTCAGGGTTGCAGAGAATGAAGGTGTGATGCTGCCTGCGATGGTGAACCTCGATGGTTTTCTCCTGACACATATAAATCAACCACTCAATCTTGTAGATGATGATCTCTACATCAGTGAGTTTCTCGATGATCTCAAGATGGAACACGCCCTGAACTTTGACTCGCCACATACACTCGGTACACTCATCGCACCCACCGACAATTACCGTGTGCAGCACGATCGGAAGGTCGGGATGGAACGTGCAAAAACTGTTATAAGGGAGGCTGAAGAAGAGTTTCTGAGACTTTTCGGGCGAGCATACAGCCCTGTACCAGAGTACAGAACCGATGATGCAGAGGTTCTCCTTGTTGCGATGGGCACACTTGCAAAGGAAGCGGAAGAAGCGGTTGATATCATGCGATTCAGAGGTATTAAGGCGGGTTTACTTCAAGTCAGACAGTTCAGACCATTCCCTGATGAGATCATCGATATTCTTGAAAGATCGCCTGCCGATACGATCGTTGTGGTTGATCGTAACTACTCTGGAGGCTGTGGCGGAATCCTCGCACAGGAGATTAAGGCTCGTCTATACAGTGCAGACGTGAAAAGAGAGATCGTCAGTGTGATCGCAGGGCTTGGCGGTCAGGACATAAGCGCCGAAGATCTTGTCGAGATTGTTAAGATCAGAGGAGGTGAGTACTGGTGGGGGATATGA